The Canis lupus familiaris isolate Mischka breed German Shepherd chromosome X, alternate assembly UU_Cfam_GSD_1.0, whole genome shotgun sequence genome has a segment encoding these proteins:
- the LOC119878070 gene encoding zinc finger X-linked protein ZXDB-like, translating to MYRMNFHFPTIWEDILDFLQILGVELTCAYEALPLGFLFCSRDPVPEYLNHCVVKHVLISDRASFCALHIFFFPFRNVFGPAAGGGVAPPPRLRFQPSLTASEMESPRLLPPRGTRQSGGAGSPAGGSRFHGGPDPRAGQVPARRLLLLRGPQDGGSGRRREEARAASRGPGLSPLAPRSDYASGGDSDDFFLVLLDPVGGDVETAGDGQAAGPVWREEAESVPQLQQGESGANPAGRQALGPRCLSAVPAPAPAQNPIPAPSLAPAAAFTGTVTIHNQNLLLRFENGVLTLATPPPPAWEPEVAPAPQPGGLMAPQAGVQPNDCPELPPDLLLAEPAEPAPAPAPEEEAEGRAAAESPRRPLGPGPGVVLYLCPEAQCGQTFAKKHQLKVHLLTHSSSQGQRPFKCPLGGCGWTFTTSYKLKRHLQSHDKLRPFGCPAEGCGKSFTTVYNLKAHMKGHEQENSFKCEVCEESFPTQAKLSAHQRSHFEPERPYQCAFSGCKKTFITVSALFSHNRAHFREQELFSCSFPGCSKQYDKACRLKIHLRSHTGERPFLCDFDGCGWNFTSMSKLLRHKRKHEDDRRFMCPVEGCGKSFTRAEHLKGHSITHLGTKPFVCPVEGCCARFSARSSLYIHSKKHLQDVDTWKSRCPVSTCNKLFTSKHSMKTHLAKRHNLGQDLLAQLEAANSLTPSSELTSQGQNDLSDAELVSLSSDVPGSSSAAVLDTALANSGILTIDVASVSSTLAGSLPANNNNSLGQAVDPRALMATSDLPQSLDTSLFFGTTASGFQQSPLDMDDVSNLSVGPLVSLGSLAMKNSSQEPQALTPSSKLTVDTDALTPSSTLCENSVSELLTPTKAEWNVHPDSDFFGQEEETQFGFSSPAGNHGSQKETDLITVTGSSFLV from the coding sequence ATGTACCGAATGAACTTTCATTTCCCCACTATCTGGGAAGACATCCTTGATTTCCTACAAATACTGGGTGTAGAACTTACTTGTGCATACGAGGCTCTGcctctgggctttctattctgttccagagATCCAGTACCAGAATATTTAAATCACTGTGTCGTTAAACACGTTTTAATATCTGATAGGGCCAGTTTCTGCgcattgcacatttttttttttcctttcaggaacGTGTTCGGGCCCGCGGCAGGGGGCGGGGTCGCGCCTCCTCCGCGGCTCCGGTTCCAGCCGAGCCTCACCGCCTCGGAGATGGAAAGCCCAAGGCTGCTCCCGCCTCGTGGGACACGACAGAGTGGTGGTGCTGGCAGCCCCGCGGGCGGCAGCCGGTTCCACGGCGGCCCTGACCCGCGGGCTGGCCAGGTCCCCGCGCGCCGCCTCCTGCTGCTCCGGGGCCCCCAAGATGGCGGGTCCGGGAGGCGGCGCGAGGAGGCCCGCGCGGCCTCACGGGGCCCGGGCCTGAGCCCGTTGGCGCCCAGGTCGGATTATGCTAGTGGCGGCGACAGCGATGACTTCTTCCTGGTGCTGCTGGACCCGGTGGGTGGCGATGTGGAGACCGCGGGCGATGGCCAGGCCGCAGGGCCTGTATGGAGGGAGGAGGCCGAGTCGGTCCCACAGCTGCAGCAGGGTGAGAGTGGCGCGAATCCCGCGGGCCGCCAGGCGCTAGGCCCCCGCTGCCTGTCTGCagtccccgccccagccccggcccaGAACCCGATCCCCGCCCCAAGTCTGGCACCCGCCGCGGCCTTCACGGGCACCGTCACCATCCACAACCAAAACCTGCTCTTGCGCTTCGAGAACGGTGTCCTCACCCTGGCCACACCCCCGCCGCCAGCCTGGGAGCCTGAAGTCGCGCCTGCCCCTCAGCCTGGGGGTCTGATGGCTCCGCAAGCGGGGGTCCAGCCCAACGACTGCCCTGAGCTGCCGCCCGACCTCCTGCTGGCCGAGCCGGCTGAACCGGCGCCGGCCCCAGCGcctgaggaggaggcagagggccGGGCCGCAGCCGAGAGTCCCCGCAGGCCGCTGGGCCCGGGCCCGGGCGTGGTGCTGTACCTGTGTCCCGAGGCGCAGTGCGGACAGACCTTCGCCAAGAAGCACCAGCTGAAGGTGCACCTGCTGACTCACAGCAGCAGCCAGGGCCAGCGGCCCTTCAAGTGCCCCCTGGGCGGCTGTGGATGGACTTTCACCACCTCCTACAAGCTCAAGAGGCACCTGCAGTCGCACGACAAACTGCGGCCCTTTGGTTGCCCTGCGGAGGGCTGTGGCAAGAGCTTCACCACGGTGTATAACCTCAAGGCGCACATGAAGGGCCATGAGCAGGAGAACTCGTTCAAATGCGAGGTGTGCGAGGAGAGCTTCCCCACTCAGGCCAAACTCAGCGCCCACCAGCGCAGCCATTTCGAACCTGAGAGGCCATACCAGTGCGCATTTTCCGGCTGCAAGAAGACGTTTATCACAGTGAGTGCCCTGTTTTCCCATAACCGTGCCCATTTCAGGGAACAGGAACTCTTTTCCTGCTCTTTTCCAGGCTGTAGCAAACAGTACGACAAGGCTTGTCGCCTGAAAATTCACCTGCGGAGCCACACAGGTGAGAGACCTTTCCTTTGTGACTTTGACGGCTGTGGCTGGAACTTCACCAGCATGTCCAAACTCTTGAGGCACAAAAGGAAGCACGAGGATGACCGGAGGTTCATGTGCCCTGTGGAAGGCTGTGGGAAATCTTTCACAAGGGCTGAGCATCTGAAAGGCCACAGCATAACCCACCTGGGCACAAAGCCTTTTGTGTGCCCTGTGGAAGGCTGCTGTGCCAGGTTCTCTGCTCGCAGTAGTCTCTACATTCACTCCAAGAAACACTTGCAGGACGTGGACACCTGGAAAAGCCGCTGCCCAGTCTCTACTTGTAATAAGCTCTTCACATCCAAGCACAGCATGAAGACCCACTTGGCCAAAAGGCACAACCTTGGCCAGGATCTCTTAGCTCAGCTAGAAGCTGCAAATTCTCTTACGCCCAGCAGTGAACTTACCAGCCAGGGACAGAATGACCTCAGTGATGCAGAGCTAGTGTCTCTCTCCTCTGATGTGCCTGGCAGTAGCTCCGCTGCAGTGCTGGACACAGCATTGGCAAACTCTGGAATCTTGACTATTGATGTGGCTTCTGTGAGTTCAACTCTGGCAGGGAGCCTCcctgctaataataataattcattagGGCAGGCTGTGGACCCTCGGGCCTTGATGGCCACCAGTGACCTTCCTCAGAGTCTGGatacctctctcttttttggaaCGACAGCCTCTGGTTTTCAGCAGAGTCCCTTAGATATGGATGATGTCTCAAATCTAAGTGTGGGGCCATTGGTATCTCTGGGCTCTTTGGCTATGAAAAACTCGAGTCAAGAGCCCCAGGCTTTGACCCCCAGCAGTAAGCTTACAGTGGACACAGATGCTCTGACTCCTTCAAGCACCCTTTGTGAAAACAGTGTCTCGGAACTACTGACGCCAACCAAAGCAGAATGGAATGTACATCCTGACTCTGACTTCTTTGGACAGGAGGAAGAGACCCAGTTTGGATTCTCCAGTCCAGCAGGAAACCATGGTTCTCAGAAAGAAACAGATCTTATCACAGTGACTGGCAGCTCATTTTTGGTATGA